A window of Actinomycetota bacterium genomic DNA:
TGGTAGGCCTGCCGGGTCAGGGCGGTCAGCGGCGCATCAAGGGCCGGGGGCCATCCCGGGTAGGCCTCGCTCGAGGTCACCGTGCCCCCGGCCGAGCGGGCGATGTCGCCGACATCGGCCTGCACGCCGTCCAGATCGCCATCGAGGAAGCTCCGGGGGCTGAGGAGCACGTTGAGCGCCGCCCGCCCCGCCGAGACCGGGTTGGAGACTGCCATCGAGGCCAGGGCGAGGTTGCACGAGGTCTGCACGATGCCGGGGGAGTCGGCGCTCCAGGCGAGCACGCCGTGGGGGAGGCGCTGCAGCATGGCCAGCACCGAGGAGGTCCCGGCTGCGTCAACCGATTCCCCGGGAACCGTCGCCGGGGTGATGGCGATCTCGAGCGCCGGCTCGGCGCCCAGCCAGGTGTCGATGAGGGATGCCCGTCCGCGGGCGAAGGCCCCCTCGGCGGCGGCCGCCGCGGCCGGCGGGACCACGACCGTCGCCTGTGCCGACCGCGGGATGGCATTGGATGCCGACCCGCCGGCGATGGTGGCAAGGGTGAGCCCGTCGATCTCGTGGCGTACGGCGCCCAGGAGCGCCGCCAGCACCTTGATGGCGTTGGCCTGGCCTTCGTGGATCTGCACGCCGCTGTGGCCGCCCCGCAGGCAGGAGACGGCCACCTCCCAGGCCGCCGACCCGGCAGCCGGCGGGGCGAGGGCCAGCGGGACCGAGACCTCCAGGCTCCGGGCGCCGGCCGAGCCGATGATGATCTCGTCCGGGCTCTCGGTGTCCAGGTTCAGCAGGGTCCGGGCCTGCACCATGCCGGGGTCCAGGGCCAGCGCCCCCTTGAGGCCGATCTCCTCCTCCACCGTGAAGAGCAGTTCCAGGGGGCCGTGGCGCAGCCCGGTGGTCGTCAGGACCGCCAGCGCCATCGAGGCCCCGATCCCGTTGTCGGCGCCCAGGGTGGTCCCGGTGGCGTAGATGTCGTCGCCCTCCCGGCGGGGCCGGACCGGGTCGGACGCCCAGTCCTGGACGACGCCGGGGAGCTGGTCGCACACCATGTCGAGATGCCCCTGGAGCGCCACCGGCGGCCCGCCGGGGCCATCGACCGTGGCAGGCACCCGGACCACCACGTTGCCGTAGCCGTCCTGCTGCCACCCGGCGCCGGCAGCGGCCGCCACCGACAGGACGTAGGAGCGGGCCTGCTCCTCGTGGCACGAGGGCCGGGGGATGGCGTTGAGGGCGGCGAAGTGCCGCCACACCTCGGGAGGGTCGAGGCCGCGGTAGGCCTCGGGGAGGGGGACGTCGGGTTCGGGCACGCCCGCGAGTCTAGTGGGGCGGGACCCCGCCCCCGGCTGCGCCCCGGATCATCCCGGCCCCGACGGTGTTGTGGGTCGCCTCGTCGATCAGGATGAAGCTGCCGGTCTCCCGGTTGTC
This region includes:
- the pepD gene encoding beta-Ala-His dipeptidase, producing MPEPDVPLPEAYRGLDPPEVWRHFAALNAIPRPSCHEEQARSYVLSVAAAAGAGWQQDGYGNVVVRVPATVDGPGGPPVALQGHLDMVCDQLPGVVQDWASDPVRPRREGDDIYATGTTLGADNGIGASMALAVLTTTGLRHGPLELLFTVEEEIGLKGALALDPGMVQARTLLNLDTESPDEIIIGSAGARSLEVSVPLALAPPAAGSAAWEVAVSCLRGGHSGVQIHEGQANAIKVLAALLGAVRHEIDGLTLATIAGGSASNAIPRSAQATVVVPPAAAAAAEGAFARGRASLIDTWLGAEPALEIAITPATVPGESVDAAGTSSVLAMLQRLPHGVLAWSADSPGIVQTSCNLALASMAVSNPVSAGRAALNVLLSPRSFLDGDLDGVQADVGDIARSAGGTVTSSEAYPGWPPALDAPLTALTRQAYQQVYGHPPEVKVIHAGLECGIIIAKLPGTQAVSMGPRITSLHTPDEHVHAPSVASTWRVVVTLLELLGAPQT